The genomic stretch CAGCCCTGAAAAGATGAGGGAAGCCTTGAAAGAGGGAGTTGAGAGGGTCGCCGAAACCTGCGGGGATATCCTGCTCTGATGGAAGAAAAAAGAGATCTGAACTTACAGGCATCACGTATCGCGGCAGCGACCGAAGATTTCCGGGAGGAGATCTTCAGCTTTCTTAAATCCGCTGTCGATATCAACAGCCATTCCAGCAATCCCGATGGGATCAACCGTATTGGCGAGATGGTCGTAGATCTCATGCCCGACAGCCTGGGACATAGGGTTGTTGTCGACAGGAACGGTGTCAACCACCACCTCTTCAGCAACTGTTCGGAAAATGGCAGCCCCGTAGTGCTTGTCGGCCACCTTGACACGGTCTTTCCACCCGATTCCCCATTCCAGAAATTTTCCGACCTCGGGAACAGGTTTCAGGGGCCCGGCGTCGCCGACATGAAGGGTGGGATAGCTGTGTTGGTCTTTGCCCTGCGGGTACTGGATGGCCTGGGCTGCCTGTCAGACATCCCGGTGCGCTGCATGATAAACGGGGATGAGGAAACAGGTTCCCCCTACTCTGAGGCGCTTATCAGGGAAATGGCACAGGGGGCTGCCTGTGGCCTGGTCTTCGAGTGTGGCGGCCTTCAGGGGGAGATAGTTAACCTCCGCCGGGGGATCAGGCGGTATAAGCTCAAGGTGACCGGGCAGGCTCGCCATGCCGGGGTCAAGGGTGGACCCAAAGCCAGCGCCCTCGTGGAGTTGTCCCGAATGGTCCTGGCGCTGGAAGACCTTAATAATATCGATGCGGAGATCTCGGTCAATGTGGGGCGTATGTCAGGGGGAATGGTCACCAATATAGTTCCCGATTACGCGGAGGCGTATTTCGAAACGCGTTTCTGGGACATGGAGGCAGAAAAACAGGCTGTGGGGCGGATCGAGGAACTCGCGGAGAAGGCTATGACTCCCGGGTGTTCCGTTGAGCTCAGGTGCCACCACCGGAGGCCCGCCAGCCGAACGGTTGACGGCCAGGATGCTCTTTTGACCCTGGTGTCAGAGTCGGCCGATGATCTGGGGCAGGCGGCACGCTTTGAGAAAAGGGGGGGCACCTCCGACATGAATTTCCTGACCGATGAAGGTGTTCCTGCCCTGGACGGCCTGGGGCCGGTGGGAGACAAGGATCATACCCACGATGAATTTATCTTCAAGGAGTCGCTCATGGAGCGGACGGCCCTGACAGCATTGACGCTGGCCAATTTCCAGCGCCGGTCGCGGGACTTCTCCCCCTGACCCCCCTGTG from Deltaproteobacteria bacterium encodes the following:
- a CDS encoding M20 family metallopeptidase, which codes for MEEKRDLNLQASRIAAATEDFREEIFSFLKSAVDINSHSSNPDGINRIGEMVVDLMPDSLGHRVVVDRNGVNHHLFSNCSENGSPVVLVGHLDTVFPPDSPFQKFSDLGNRFQGPGVADMKGGIAVLVFALRVLDGLGCLSDIPVRCMINGDEETGSPYSEALIREMAQGAACGLVFECGGLQGEIVNLRRGIRRYKLKVTGQARHAGVKGGPKASALVELSRMVLALEDLNNIDAEISVNVGRMSGGMVTNIVPDYAEAYFETRFWDMEAEKQAVGRIEELAEKAMTPGCSVELRCHHRRPASRTVDGQDALLTLVSESADDLGQAARFEKRGGTSDMNFLTDEGVPALDGLGPVGDKDHTHDEFIFKESLMERTALTALTLANFQRRSRDFSP